The genomic stretch ATAAGTTGCTTTATTGCTGAGACACTCATGAAGACTTACCCCAGTTTCTGCAGGTTACATTGTGGATTCTTGGCTTTTTCACATAAAATTCCAACTCCTGAGTCTCCCAGAGCATTTTCCCCCAAGTAGAGTCTGGTCAGGGAATGGTTGGTGCTCAGGACAGATGCGAGATCATCACAACACACCGATGTGAGACAGCAACTGACCAACCTTCAGAGATGGCAGAATGTCACAACACCTCTCTCACCCCACTCCCCAATCTGCTGCGACTCAAGAAAGCACTTGTCCTGCCTTTGCCTATAGTCCAGTCCACACATGGAAAGAGTACATCCAAGCTCTTTattaactttttgtttctttttctggttggTAGAATAGCATGTAAACACCTTCCAAGCCCATGCAATGTTACAACATCTTCCCAGATCTCtacatgtatttttattgtggtaaaatatgcataacataaaatttaccattgtaaaCATTTATAAGTGTTCATTTATAAGTGCTACAATTCAGTAGCACTTAAGTACGTTCACATATTGTGCAACACTACCGCTGTttatctccagaactcttttcatcttcccaaactgaaactttgtacccattaaacaataactctcaattcccctcccctgagcccctggaaaccaccattctacatcttgtctctatgaatttgacaattctaggtacttcatataagtgaaatcatacaatatttgccctttttcttctggcttattttactgaatatgtagccttgttttgctttgcttttttataatagccatcctaatgggtgtgaatcAGCCCTACCATTTGCAAGTGCTTTCTTGTCTTCTTCAAAATTCAAGTCTCCCAGAAGCATTTAATGAAGAGCTACATAGAAGGTCAAGTGTCTGCATTGCTTTAGCATCATTTTTCCTATTCTGTGTGGACCAAGGCCCTGTCATCAAGTCCCAAAACTCTTCTATAGCAATGCAGTacattggttttattttctcagcTAGGTTGTAAATACCTTAAAGGCAAGCAtgacatttttgattttttaagttcCCTTCCAGGGCTGAGTATATGGCTTTTACTACAACAAACACTAACTGAATTAATTACTGACAAacacccagagataaacacaggGAATCCTCTGAGCAGCAAAGGTCATTCTCACACTAAAATTCTAAACCACCGTGACTCATTGAAGCCACAGCTCGTCCTTCTTGAGGGAAATTAGTTCAGACTCACCAGAGCTTCTTCAGATTGCAAAATAGATGCCTCAGTCCCACACACAaaagtctgattccaaagtctcCCAGGGCATTGTGGCTCAGATCCAGTTCCACCAGCTTCTGATTGTTCCTCAAGACCGAGGAGATGTTGAAGCAGCACTGATGGGAAAGGCAACACTGCCCCAACCTTCATGCcaagcacagaaacagaaaacatcagaACTTGGGCTGCTTTTCTGTCACTGCTTTCCGGTCTAGGTTGGTTTTTAGCACCAGGAAGGGGCACTATGTTCTCATGTTACAAAGAGAAAGTTATAActaaatttttatgaaagaaagTATCATCTTATTAGAACTGACTACAGCTCAAGACATATTGGGAAGTTAGCTGTTGGGCTCACTGGCTCACAGTCTGAGACCACAGCTGCCAGTGAACACCCTCCATAAATAATGGgcatatatatgagtatataaatGGCAAGTccctgttttataaatgaaaacaatggTGAATCTATGGGTTCTACCTCTTTACCACATGTTCCTAACAGCTGAAACTCCTTCAGATGGATACTGTTCTCTCTAGGGTTGTACCCATCTACCTTTTCTCTTTGCTAACCTTGTCCCTGCTATACTGTTTGATGATTTAATCCCAGCCCTTCATCTAAACTGAAGGAGCAAGCAGCTCTGattcttgtgtatttttattgtggtaaaatatgcataacataaaatttaccattgtaaaCATTTATAAGTGTTCATTTATAAGTGCTACAATTCAGTAGCACTTAAGTACGTTCACATATTGTGCAACACTACCGCTGTttatctccagaactcttttcatcttcccaaactgaaactttgtacccattaaacaataactctcaattcccctcccctgagcccctggaaaccaccattctacatcttgtctctatgaatttgacaattctaggtacttcatataagtgaaatcatacaatatttgccctttttcttctggcttattttactgaatatgtagccttgttttgctttgcttttttataatagccatcctaatgggtgtgaatcAGCCCTACCATTTGCAAGTGCTTTCTTGTCTTCTTCAAAATTCAAGTCTCCCAGAAGCATTTAATGAAGAGCTACATAGAAGGTCAAGTGTCTGCATTGCTTTAGCATCATTTTTCCTATTCTGTGTGGACCAAGGCCCTGTCATCAAGTCCCAAAACTCTTCTATAGCAATGCAGTacattggttttattttctcagcTAGGTTGTAAATACCTTAAAGGCAAGCAtgacatttttgattttttaagttcCCTTCCAGGGCTGAGTATATGGCTTTTACTACAACAAACACTAACTGAATTAATTACTGACAAacacccagagataaacacaggGAATCCTCTGAGCAGCAAAGGTCATTCTCACACTAAAATTCTAAACCACCGTGACTCATTGAAGCCACAGCTCGTCCTTCTTGAGGGAAATTAGTTCAGACTCACCAGAGCTTCTTCAGATTGCAAAATAGATGCCTCAGTCCCACACACAaaagtctgattccaaagtctcCCAGGGCATTGTGGCTCAGATCCAGTTCCACCAGCTTCTGATTGTTCCTCAAGACCGAGGAGATGTTGAAGCAGCACTGATGGGAAAGGCAACACTGCCCCAACCTTCATGCcaagcacagaaacagaaaacatcagaACTTGGGCTGCTTTTCTGTCACTGCTTTCCGGTCTAGGTTGGTTTTTAGCACCAGGAAGGGGCACTATGTTCTCATGTTACAAAGAGAAAGTTATAActaaatttttatgaaagaaagTATCATCTTATTAGAACTGACTACAGCTCAAGACATATTGGGAAGTTAGCTGTTGGGCTCACTGGCTCACAGTCTGAGACCACAGCTGCCAGTGAACACCCTCCATAAATAATGGgcatatatatgagtatataaatGGCAAGTccctgttttataaatgaaaacaatggTGAATCTATGGGTTCTACCTCTTTACCACATGTTCCTAACAGCTGAAACTCCTTCAGATGGATACTGTTCTCTCTAGGGTTGTACCCATCTACCTTTTCTCTTTGCTAACCTTGTCCCTGCTATACTGTTTGATGATTTAATCCCAGCCCTTCATCTAAACTGAAGGAGCAAGCAGCTCTGATTCTTGATttgctttacacacacacacacacacacacacacacacacacaaacacacactccgtcaccaccatcaccaccaccaacaacaattacacacacacacacacacacacacacacacacacacacacacactccgtcaccaccatcaccaccaacaacaacaattAGTCCCTATCAGAGGAGCAAGAACAATATTCCAGCTCATCTCCTGGCGAATAGTTCAAATGTCCTGGAGCTTGTTGGATCATCTTTTCTGCCTCCATTTCCACACCAACTAGAAGTGAATGGATAATAGATCTTAACTGCAAAACATCTCATTCTCACCCATGTCTCCCCATTTGTGTCTCACTTTCTGGAATCACACAGGGGCACCCACAGGGGCGATGGGGAGAATGGCATGGGATGATGGTGTAGAGGAAGGTTAAATGTCAGAACCAGCCAGAGCCTTGAAGGCAAgaagaacattttataatttgtcaaaagagcaaagaaaaagcaCTTAAGCATAGAAATGCCAAGATCAAagtataattttctaaataacaCTCTGTCTTTTGTACAGAGAATGATTGGTGAGTGGCAAAAGTAGATGCAGGGAGACCAAACAGCCAACATTCATTCAATATGTATTTTTGGGCATGAACACATGGTAAGaacaatgtctccagacattataGAGACAATTGCAGAACAAACATGAATCCTGTCATGAGAAGTTTATGGTCTTAGAGTCTATTGCACTATCCAGGCAAATCATGGTGGTTGTTGGACCTGGGCTGGTGGAGttgagataggctgggacctgggactctactgcagtgcttgcacctggacaaatatCTGctcaagcaacagaatacaaagaaactataagggactaaacaTAACTGCATTCAtgtgtgcagttggggcaaattatgaacaataagacaaaaaaagTCAAAACCCAACTGCCATTTCTGAGGTGCCAGGAGCAAAAGCGGGGTACTGTGCAtaatccctgcacacagcaccaccaagtgggtggcagaccacctaagccacacctccggcccctaccctcaccccatttaagggaccagctcGCACCCCCTCAGGGAGTGAACAAgggcacctgttacttgtttttgctcccttgTGCTGTAGCAcgagccccaataaagccttgcctgaattcatCATCTGGCCTCTAATTACTTTCTGTTGATTAAGGAGTCTAAGGACTCTAGTCAGTAATAGAGTGAGGATGAGGAAAAGTGGACATGGTTTGTGTAGTAGGTAAAATAAGACTGGTGATGGAGTGGTTGTGAtgaacaagagagaaaggaatgaaaatgtcCTGGAGTGGTGGGCTTTAACACTGGCTGTGTAGCTCATCAAAAATGCAGATGTGTGATGGAAGAGGGCTGGAGAGATGGCCAATACAACCGTGTGCTCAACTCAGGGCATGCGAGTCTGATTCACAGTGTGGGCTCACAGCAAGATGAGCTGGAATATTGTTCTTGCTCCTCTGATAGGGACTaattgttggtggtggtggtgatggtgttgacggagtgtgtgtgtgtgtgtgtgtgtgtgtgtgtgtgtgtgtaaagcaaATCAAGAATCAGAGCTGCTTGCTCCTTCTGAGATGTTTTGCAGTTAAGATCTATTATCCATTCACTTCTAGTTGGTGTGGAAATGGAGGCAGAAAAGATGATCCAACAAGCTCCAGGACATTTGAACTATTCGCCAGGAGATGAGCTGGAATATTGTTCTTGCTCCTCTGATAGGGACTaattgttgttggtggtggtgatggtggtgacggagtgtgtgtttgtgtgtgtgtgtgtgtgtgtgtgtgtgtgtgtgtaaagcaaATCAAGAATCAGAGCTGCTTGCTCCTTCAGTTTAGATGAAGGGCTGGGATTAAATCATCAAACAGTATAGCAGGGACAAGGttggcaaagagaaaaataatttattttattaataaatctaCAAGAGATTCCCTGTGACAATTTAATCTATGCAAGATATTTTGATGGGTTCCAGCACAGGTAGCCATTGCTGTATTTGATGAAACTCTTCAAATCTCATCCGTAAGCATGGCTAATGAAGAAATGGAACATACTGAAAGTCACGTCCTTTCATAACACCAACAAATGACTTATTTTCAGTTCCCCTTTATTCTTCCCCATCTTAAACTTCCCAAACAGCTGTCCTCCAATCAATTTTGCCTTCCCACTTGCTATGGGCTGCATTGTGTGCCCCCAAATATTTCATGTTGAAGTCTCAACACTTAgggcctcagaatgtgactatatttggagacagggtttaaaaagtaattaagttaaaataggtcattagggtaggccctaatccaacatgacttgTGTTCTTGTAAGAAGAAGAaatcagacacacacagagaccatgtgaagacacaaggagAGGACAGCcaactacaagccaaggagagaagatGCAGAAGAAACCAATCCTTCTGACAacttcatcttggacttctagcccccaagactgtgagaaaattaatttctgttatttaaggcTCCCAGTCTGTTGTACTTTGTTATGACAACCTTAGAAAACTAATCACTAATCTGGtccttcttctccctttctctctctctctctctctctctctctctctgtctctctctctcacacacacacacacaaacacacacacacacacacacatacacacacacgtgttctTACCACAATCTGCGAATGTTACATCCAGGTTGCTGGAGTGTTTCACATAATACCTTCATCCCTGGGTCTCCCAGGGTATTGCCACTGAGGTTCAATTCAGTGAGGTTCCAGTTATTGCTCAGGACTGAGAAGATGCCCCCGCAAATGCTGGAAGTGAGATAGTTCACCAATCTAGaaattggaaggaaggaaggacagaaaacAAAGTCAATCTCTAAGAATAGCAAACTGAAGCTAGGGGCCAGGAGTGGCAGTTCAAAGGCCTCCCGGGAATTAAGAAATGAGTCACAGAACCAAAGATTGTGCACTGAGGAATAAAAAAGGCCAGAGGAGTCTTGGTAAGACTGTTCTACACACCTATGATTCAAAGAGCctgtgatgaatggataaagaagatgtgatgtatacacacacacacacacacacacacacacacaccacaatggaatactactcagccataaaaaaataatgaaattttgtcatttgcaacaacatggatggacttgagggtattacgctaagtgaaataagtaaataaataaataaataaataaataaataaataaataaataaataaataaataaataaataaataaataaataaataaataaataaataaataaataaataaataaataaataataccgcaaaaaaataaataaataaataaataaataaataaataaataaataataatacaaataaacttatttacaaaacagaaagagactcacagacatagaaaacaaagttacgGTTACCAAAGTAGGGGgtaggaataaattaggagtttgggattaacatatacgcactactatatataaaatagataaccaacaaggacctactgtatagcacagggaactatattcaatattttgtaataacctataagggaaaagaatctgaaaaagaatatatatatatatctgaatcactgtgctgtacacctgaaactaacatgacactataaattaactatacttcaattaaagaaataaaaattaaaaactaaattaaattttaaaataatgaaattttgttgtaacaacatggatgaacttagagggtattctgctaagtgaaatgagtgaaagacaaatactgtatgatatcacttatatgtggaatctaaaacataaaacaaactagtgactacaatggaaaagaaacaaactcacggacataaagaacaaactagtggttaccagtggggagaaggaagggggaggaacaagataggggtaggggattaagaggtacaaactactatgtgtaaaataaataaactataagaatacattgtacaacacaaggaatatagccaatattttataataactataaatggaatgtaacctttaattgtgaatcactatgctatacacctgaaacttacataatattgtacatcaactatacctcaataaaaaataataatgataaaattaaaagtagaaagcAATTAAGAAAGAGCCTGTGACTTTGGTTGACTGTGAATACCCTCTGGTCCTTCCCTCAGGCATCCTTCTTCTCCCTCAACAGTCGGCTGTCCTGCCCATGGCCCTGGACACTCTGCTAAGTGACCCAGAGACCAGTTCTCACGTTGGCTGCCCAATAGCATCAGCAGTGTTCTCGAAAGTCCCTAGGCCAGGCCATAGGAATAAAGTCAGAATCTCTGAGGTGGGACCAagcatattgatatttttaagactTCCAGGTGATTTCAAAGTTCAGCTcttgtaaaaatgcagattctgactccaTGGATCTAGGATCAGGCCTGCAGTCCTGCACTTCTAACAGGCACCAGATGGATGCCCATGCTGCTGGCCCTTCGAAGGCTCTAGAACACGCAAAGCAAGCTCCTGCCCTCAGAAGAAGGTAGCTGTCCTCTAGCAAGATGGGCATCAGGCTTTTCATCAGGAGTTTTAGTCTGAGTCTCCGCCAGCCTTCCTCACAGCTGTGTGATCCTTGTCAGATGTCTTGTTTACTCAGCTTCAATTTTAGAGACCTAGAGAGCAGATCTTCTCCTCTTAgtccccctctctctttctctccctctcccatctTCTTTCTAGCTATTCTGAACTATTTGCCATTGTCAAAATGTACCCTGCTTTCCCACCTCCCACCCTTTGAACCCACTATTCCCTCAATCTGGGCTGCCCTTTGCACATCCGTGGCTCTCTCATGCCCCATCATTCAGGGTCCGGCTGTTCAAGGGCTCCACCCATGTGCTTCAGGTGCACTCCACCAGTGTTCTTGCCAAAGCCCATCCTCTCTACCAACTGCCCTTGTTTCCTGCCTGTCCCCACAACCCAACTGTAAGTCGCTGTGAGCAGGACCTTGGTCTTAGCCACCACTGAAGCCCCAGCAGGTGGTCCTTGATGACCCGACAGTAAATAGAAAAGTCATCCTGGTAGTGGTGCTGAGGCAAAGAGAGGGAGCTGAAAATTTATTGCTGCCAGTGAAAGGGTCAGCTCTCTTTCTCCTTAATTTTGTCCTATGTCAAGTGTCTTCTATAGTGGTTAAACCCAAGCATTCACAGAGCAGCCACCTCCCCACAGCTACTGTAGCTGTGGCAGTTTCTGTGCAAGGACTTAGAAGTCAAGTAACTCAATCCCTTCACTGTACACACACAGCAACTGGCGTCCAACCCCCTAGCAAGTGGGTGAACAGACCCTGAAGGCGGTGCTGTTGATGAATGCCTGGCTGCAAACACAAGGTGGGGGCCTTGGAGTACTCTCTCCTTTCCAGCCCTATTTCCCTCGATTTCCTCTCATTGGTTGTTCCAGTGAAGCCATATCCCTCCCATTTTCTCCAGCATAAGTACTCTTCCTCAGACCACATTCATGCTTTCTTCATACAAGAACTCATTGCACAAATCCCTTTACCTTCTCCTCTACTCACGCACATCCTATCAATCCTTCACGGCAGGCTCAAACTTCACTCCTCCAAGAAACCTCCCCCAAGCATCCAACGCTGAGGGCCCTCTGTCCTCTGTGTTCCTGGGCAGAGTCAAAGGGGTTGTTTTGCCCCTTAGGTACTGATTGGGTATTATGCGCTAAAGCCCCGAGTACATTACAAGCAATTTGAGTTTACGaacatttttattccattctttCCCCCACAGAATGCCTTGTGCTAAATTGGCATccaccaaacatttgctttttgtttcattggctTTTTTCTCATGGTATTTGTCCACCTACCTTTTCTCTACTAGTCAATATCTGCCAATGAAGCGGTCTGGTAGAAATGAGTGGTGGTGGCATTATTATGTAGCTGTGGCAACTGCATTTACAAGACAgttgagaaggaaggagagagagcaagTGCCAAGAGATAGGTGGCTAGAAAATAGAAGACATATACTACCACCTGCCTGAAGCAGAATCTCCTTACCGCTGAGAATATGCAACATGAGGATCAGAAAGGACACAATGGTTCACATCAGAGTGTTGaacttcctcctctttctcctcctcctcttcctcctcctccttggatGAGTTATGGAGTAATCTCAGGGAAAGTGATTCCACGTGGGGACAGTTCTcaatacaaaaagaagaaaccacGTGGTCCATTCTGGTGGAGAGCTTGATCTCAATTTTGGGGAAATAGCCCATGGCCCTTTGCACAAAGTCCTCCTCCTGCATCTCATACAAACAGTAGAACAATTCCAGCTGGCTGGGCTCAGTCTGTAGCATCTTGGCCTTGGCTTTTGCTTCAATCCATTTTAGCAACTCCAGCCTGATTTTCTGAGAGATCTTGCAACTCAGTTTTTTCTCCAAGTAGGAGGTTCTCTCCTGGTTTATAAGGCCAAAGAGAAAACGGACAACAAAAATCAGATACCCTTTTTCAAACTTGCCATAGTTTTCGAGAAGGACCGTCACATCTCGGTCGGGAAGCTTCAAACTACTCCGCTGCATATTCCTCATCTCCCCCTGATTCTCCTCTTCCAGCAGATAGTACATGGCAGCAAAGAACTCCTGGAAAGTCATGTGGATGAAGCTGTAGAATTTCTCACAATCCACTTCCTTTTGGAATAGGTTCATCCTCAAGAAAGCAGACACATCTGCCTTCTGCAGGCCATGATTCCTGAGATCACACTCCTCAAACAGGATTTTCTGGTTCCAGATTCCATCTGCAGCCAATGAACAGAGACCCCAGAGGGTGGCAGAGTTGTGGTGTTCCTGGCTCCCTACTTGGGATTGCAACAAACTGGAGAGGAAGAAGATATACACTGCAGTGGTGGTCTTGGATGTCCGAGCAAGACTCTTGCCACTGTCCATCTGCTGTTTCAGCCCAGTGCACACAATCCAGCAGACCAGGGGAATAAAGCACATGGTGAAGAGGATCTCATTCTCCTGAATCAGCCTGAAGGCTTCCCTTGCTTGCTGCTCATCTGAGAAATACTTAAAGAAATATTCCTTCTTTTTGACCTCTGAGAAACCCAGGATCTCCACATGACGAGCCCGGCCCAGCAAGTGCTGAAGTT from Physeter macrocephalus isolate SW-GA chromosome 2, ASM283717v5, whole genome shotgun sequence encodes the following:
- the NLRP3 gene encoding NACHT, LRR and PYD domains-containing protein 3, coding for MSMASVRCKLARYLEDLEDVDFKKFKMHLEDYPSQKGCTSLPRGQTEKADHVDLATLMIDFNGEEKAWAMAKWIFAAINRRDLYEKAKRDEPEWDNANVSVISQEESLEEEWMGLLAYLSRISICKKKKDYCKKYRKYVRSRFQCIKDRNARLGESVNLNKRFTRLRLIKEHRSQQEREHELLAIGRTSAKMQDGPVSSMNLELLFDPEDQYSEPVHTVVFQGAAGIGKTILARKIMLDWASEELYQDKFDYLFYIHCREVSLGMQRSLGDLIASCCPGPNPPIGKIVSKPSRILFLMDGFDELQGAFDEHTEALCTNWQKVERGDILLSSLIRKRLLPEASLLITTRPVALEKLQHLLGRARHVEILGFSEVKKKEYFFKYFSDEQQAREAFRLIQENEILFTMCFIPLVCWIVCTGLKQQMDSGKSLARTSKTTTAVYIFFLSSLLQSQVGSQEHHNSATLWGLCSLAADGIWNQKILFEECDLRNHGLQKADVSAFLRMNLFQKEVDCEKFYSFIHMTFQEFFAAMYYLLEEENQGEMRNMQRSSLKLPDRDVTVLLENYGKFEKGYLIFVVRFLFGLINQERTSYLEKKLSCKISQKIRLELLKWIEAKAKAKMLQTEPSQLELFYCLYEMQEEDFVQRAMGYFPKIEIKLSTRMDHVVSSFCIENCPHVESLSLRLLHNSSKEEEEEEEEKEEEVQHSDVNHCVLSDPHVAYSQRLVNYLTSSICGGIFSVLSNNWNLTELNLSGNTLGDPGMKVLCETLQQPGCNIRRLWLGQCCLSHQCCFNISSVLRNNQKLVELDLSHNALGDFGIRLLCVGLRHLFCNLKKLWLVSCCLTSVCCDDLASVLSTNHSLTRLYLGENALGDSGVGILCEKAKNPQCNLQKLGLVNSGITSGGCLALCSVLSTNQNLTHLYLRGNALGDVGVKLLCKGLLHAHCKLQVLELDNCSLTSHCCWGLSTLLTSNQSLRKLSLGNNDLGDLGVMLLCEVLKQQGCLLKSLQLCGMYFNYDTKRALETLQEEKPELTIVFEPAW